A stretch of DNA from Babesia bovis T2Bo chromosome 2, whole genome shotgun sequence:
ACTAATCACGTGGAACAGTTAGTTACCAAAGGATATGTGGATTGGCTTTTGTTCGTTATATACAGATATGTCCTAATACGGGGATATACCTACTTCAGGGACTGCATTGTTTTCATGGCAACCCTTGGGGGCGCTCGCATGATGGATGCAATGGTCAAGTTTGCGGCATACTGCCTTAATGTTTTCCTAAAGTACCTCAGGGTATGCAGATCCAACCCAATCTATCGCAAGCTGCTAACAGTCAGCAGCGGGTGGATGGGCGCTATCACGCTTGGGCGTAACAAACCGTTGCTGACGAAACACCTGGACCTGAAGCACCTAATCCTGTACTCGTACCAGAATGGTTACCTAACAGTAATCATACCAGCAGTTTGCAAGCTCCTAATGAATGTCAAGTCGTCGAAGATATTCAGGTTACCGAACCCTTGGACAAGCTCGTTACTCAACCTGCTCGCCGATATCGCAACATCCAGTGGTCTCAAGTCAACATTGCAATTTGATCTATCGTTATTGTTCAGGAACCTTGAGCTTATACCCGGTCCAAGGTTAGTCAACGCCTTGGTTAAGGAAGTTCCCGTGTCCGATGTAGACCGTAGTCCGAAACTAGGAAGCAGTATATGGTCGACTTGCGCACCGCCTAACGCGCCAGGAGCTCAGATGATGCCACCTGAATTCCAAATTCAGCCGGTTACCCAAGAGGTACGTGAACTACTGAAACGCAAGATCGTTCTGAACCCGAAGGTCTCCTGCCTAAATGCCAAGTGGCCTTGGATAGAGATGATACTTAATGCCATAGAGTCGTGTTACATGGAGTCATCAGAACTCATAAAGAAAACGATGTTTACGTGTATCACGACAACAAGGAATATAATGATCACTGACTTTAGCGGATGCAAGCGTGATGTCGTGGATAATAACCCGGAGATGCTCAAAATAAGCGCCACAGCAATGGCCAGTGGCCTTGCAACAAGTTTAATAATGGCAACTTCAAGGGATCAGTTATGTAGCCTAATGGCACTGAGACTCCATATGCAAATATTATCGGTCTTGTCAATGGAACCTGTACCAGGCCACTCGGCACTGACGAACAACCTCGAGCAGGTTAGCGGGTTCCTCGCCAAGGATAACCTCGGTCTGGTGTGTGCCTTAGTTGAACAGGCAACGCTAGAGTTGATCACGGGATATGTTTCCGCGTCTATCAACGACTGGATAGCCAGTATTGGTAAGGAGCCGTATGCCAATGTTCCAACCGAACTTAGTATCGCACTGCAATCGAATATGGGACTCGATACCTATAACCGCTTTGGAGCCCTTGTGCCCTTCGCCATGACGCGGTTACAGGCTGACAAGCACCAGGGGTCACCACCACATGGATTTGGTATGCCAGGAGGTTATGGCATACCACAAGGTGGTATGATGAACGATTCGGTGTCAATGATGCATCACACGAAACCAAGACAAAACGCCCCGGCATTCCGGCTACCTGACTTCATGGTTATACCACCTATTGATAACCTGCCAACTTCATTGATTGCCTGCAAGATCGAGGAGTTTGAGCATCGCGTAAAGGAAGCGGCGAAGCAGATACTCACGCACCCACCCACAGTGCCATTGCTAAACAGCAAGTACCTCTACAGTGCAGATTCTTCGACGTTGCTGTTACTGTCCTGTTTACCCAGGAACCATGCTTTGTTTACGTTACTGTGGTCCATGGACTATATGCTCCAGCACGCTGCTAGCCAACCTGAATGCATCGAGGCCATAGTTGGCAAGGTGCTAAAGACGTCCAAAGAAACTAGCAAGGGTCTGGACGTTGTGTCTATAGTCCAGGAAGTTGAGTACTGCCTGCTTGAGATGTTATCAGTGGGTACACCATTAGTCGTGGATATCATTACTAACGTTATGCCGTCACTAGGCCCAGCGCGTTTGTGCCAATTTGTTAGGCACGGGCTTATTAAGTTACCCGCTCTAGATAGGTACATCAGCGGAGCTATGGATTTGGAAACCTGCTGCCGTACTATGCACAAGTTGGTCCTGGACACTCAATGGGTCACAGCAGCTGATCTTCCCATCAGCATGAGTAAACTGGCTTCAATGGATCCCAATGCTACTGTACAAATACAAATCGGTAACAGTCCAGTATCCATAGAATTTGGTGAACTCCACAGAAGGCTGTCAACTCGCATCCCTATGATGCCCTTTTCAGGTGATTCCGATGGCCGTAATAACATGGGCCACGTACCCCCGAGCACTGAGCATACACTTGGGTATGTACCACCAGGAGGTGGTTATCCAGTACAGGGTGCTGTGGGAAGACCTGGGAATAGGAATATCCCAGATGTGCGTTTGAGGACCATGCGTCAACTTGTGGTCGATAAGAGCTTGGTACGTAACAAGATGGTAATCAAGCTTTGTGAATTGCCAGGTAAAGAacgatatattaaaatgttCCAGGAGTTTTTGGTGAATGCCGACAAAGACTCCTCTCAATTGTACCAAAACTTTAATGAACACCCTCCAGATGCTTTCTTAACGTGTACCCTCTTATGCGCGCTACAGATGACATTTGAACCCATGGGCACAGAAATGAAGAGTGACCGCCTTCCACAAACCTCGCATAACTCCCCAGTGTGGCACTACTGTGACGGTTGGTCTGTAATGGCAGCACGTCTGTCACGTAGTGAGACTTTTATGCTACACAAGGCGCTGCACGTTATGCTAGGTGTGATGCAGCATGGATTAGTACTCATCTGTTTCGAAAGGATACTATCTAATTTAATCAATGAACTGGAGTCGAATCCGCTCTTTTTAGTGTCGTTGGCTAACTTCTTGACGCTATGTGGCCCTTCTGAGATACCCGAATTCGGAGAATACTGGATATCATTGGTAACACGAAAACAGTTTTTGCACCAGGTCATACAATCACCAAATGAGTGGCCGCTGTATCACCACCTGCTAGTAGAGGCGTTGACTTCATCGCATTCCAAGAACCCAAGTATAAGCTTTGTTCTAGTAACGCTGATGCAGAAGGTGCCCGAGTTTTTATGTGGATACTACCTCAGTCTGTGCGATGTAGTACCGCCACGTGCAATGCAGCTACGTAACCTGCTGACATGTGCCGTGCCACGCAGCTTCAAGCTTCCGAACCCAATTATTGTCACGGAGCATGTGGAAATCCCATCGCTAAACTTCACCAATCATATAATCACCGTGCTGAAGGCCAGTGGATTGAAGGTGGCTACTGATATGTTCATTCACGAACCTAACGAAGGCTTGGTGCCAGTTATACTAAAGGAACTGCGATTGACTGACCCTAGCACATTTGACGTTGTGCTGGCGAACCACTATGTGTTGTATTTAGTCAATACACTACCCATAATCCGCAAGAAAATGCCAGGAGGACATCAGTATGCGCAAAACAGCTTACTCCTGCTCGAGAAGGTCATTACCAGCTGTATTTCACAGGCAAGACATATGCTACTAAGCTGCATGACTAACCATTTGCGCTACCCCAATACCTCAACGTTCTCCTTTGTCTCCTTTATGATAAGGCTGTTTGTAAACTGCGAGCCTCCGATGCAGGAACAGATAACTCTGGCGCTTCTAGAACGGTTATTAATAAGTAGACCGCACCCTTGGGGAGTTCTTCATCTACTGTTCCAGCTAGTGGAGAACCCCAAGTACGACTTCTGGAATCGTATTGAAGCAGCTCCAGAAGTGGAGAAGCATATTCGCCGCATCATCCAGGGGTGTTTAACCCCAAAGGCGCCGCCACAGCCTGGAGCCCCTAACGAGCATGTGCGTTAGAAACAGGAactaaatatataatattacatgcgtttgttttatatgtCATAGTTTTGGTGTGTATGGATGGGTGTTGATATGGATCAGACGGCAGTGGTTCTAGGTCACACATTTGCGATGTGTGACCAGAACCCTGGTCCTAAGCTTAGAGAACGCTTAAAAGATTTTATACTCTTGACTTATCGCCGTGGACTCAGTATACATCTACCTAGATTCTATGCTGGTAACATACCCAAACGATTTTACGGGATATGGCCACTATGGCAGCAAACTGATATAAAAACGGATCGAGGTTGGGGTTGTGCTCTAAGAGCTACCCAAATGGCATTGGCAGAAGCTTTGCGTGATGTATTATCACCATTAGACAATGTACAAGAACAGCGATCAAGGATTCTACAACTATTCTACGATACAACAGAAGCGCCATTCTCTCTAGAAAATCTAGTAATGGCCGACGTTGAACACGGAGCGTGTATTAAGCCACTGCAATTTGGCTGTGCTAGTAGCGCCTTCTTAATATCGCATCTCATTAATACCCAGAAAACCCTAAATATCGCATCAATAGCATTCACAGACGGGATTGTAGACATTAAAAAGGTATGAGGTAATACACAGATTCAGTACTCATTAGATTGAACGTGCAACGTCTGAGCAGAGGTTGGGAACTAACATAAACATTTTACTTCCCTCAGAAATGTTGTTGCCTGGATAACTGTGCAAAAGGAACTCTCAGAATCGCAAAATGAATGCCTTAAATACCTATTCACCTTACCATGGTTCAAGGGCATGGTAGGAGCAAAGAAAGACAAACAAAGAGCTTACTACTTTGTCGGCCACCACGGCAATCAAGCACTGTATTTAGATCCACATGAATACTGCCCGGTGAGAAACttgttatatgtacatTAAAATCACCGACAGGATAGACTGGATAACACCAGCGATCCCATTTACAACTATGTCAAAAAACTTAACAGACTACCTTGGGACACCCTGAACCAATCAAAAACAATGTGTCTCCTAATACAGGTATGTATAAAACCCGGGTATACTACGTAAAACAGAATAACGCGGAACTCCGAAACTTCTTGCGGGCATTGTCGCGTTTTCCCTTAAGGGCCCTGCCATTCGAAATGGCTAACGCCATTTATTAGTAGACGTTCAATTTCTTATACACATAGAACAATTAATAGACACAAATGTTAATACCGATGCATGTATGGACGACGCACACAACGTGACCTTCGGACACAGGGATATACAGTAGACGGAAACGACTTTCCTACCGCGCATCAGCGCGGATGCGCGCCTTAAGATGGCGCTTGAATCCGATATGGGTCCGCCAACAACGCCAGTGAAGTCAGAGGATGAGGCAGTTTACGATGATTCGTTGGCCGAAAAGGTCATGGATTTTTTCAGCGGAGGTCGTGTTATCACACGATCTGAACCCATGCAATCAAGCAGGAGCTATAAAGAGCTTATATTACAAGAAATGAACTGGATGGCCTGTGATTACTACCACGAAAGAAGATGGAAGTGCCATGTAAATAAACAGTTGTCCATTGGAATCAAGGTAGCAATCATGGACAGAAAGAAGCTAAACAAGAACTGGGTTGCTAATGAGTGTAGTAATCACGTTAAAAGATTCTGGGTGGAATTCCTTAATGGGCCACAATACTGTTCACCCTTCTCTCAAGAACTTACCGAGTATTGCACCAACATTGCAAATAAGTACCTCAATTATACTCAAGCTGATGTTGAAGAAGGTACTAAAGATTATGAAATGGGTCCTAGAGATCTAATAGCGATACCCGTCCCTTTAGTTCCACTACGGGACAGTTCCCCCGAACCTAAAGTCCCAATATCGAAAATTTCTGTTATTGATGCCGCAACGTTAAAGATGCAGTCTATGGGTGCGGAGTTTTACAGGCCTATGTTTAGACCACCAGATGAAGATCTGGACGTGTTTACACTGCCGTTGATGGACCCAATCAAGGATGTTGATTTCAATTCATTTCTTGTACAGAATTTTTGCGTCAAACGATGTTCACATCTAAAAATCAGATCGCATATTAAACACGAAATCCGAATGCCAAAGATGCCCCTCTTAAGCAGGAAGTTTATTAGGGTGACTAATGATCCAAGTTGCTTGTCGATTTCTCAGCGAGACTTCGACCTTCAGATAAAACCAAAACCGTTATTCCATGGCCTTATGGTTCGTACAAAGCTATGTTCATCGGATTTCGAACTTTTGGATCCGTGGATGATTTCGGATTCAACATCATGGCCAATGATCGCTATATGTCTTACTTATCGGTCGAGTACAAGCGGTTTGCACCGACATGAATTTGGTGTGGATTACTGCCGCAAAGTTTTCCAGAACTTTAAGAGATTGCCGAGAGGTCTTGTAAATTCAAGCAGGCGTCTTTTAGGACCTAGACAAAGGAATGCAATAACCACTTTTTTAGGTGCACCTCCTAGAAGACAGAAGTACGAACCACTCGTGCAGCTTTTTGATAGAGAAGACGATATAAAACCACAAACGAAAAGATCGCGCGTTTTCAATGTACAGGAGATGTTACACTGTTGCTTAGGTTCGACTAAGGATGAACCAACAATTAAGCGGAGATTTTCAATGAGCCTTGAAGAGATGTACATGCCACAACTCAAGGACTCAATTTCTTATAGCAACAACTTGGCCCAAAGTAACCAAGATGTGGATTTGTATCGTGAAAATCAAGAAGTGGTAATTTCATTGTCGTCTTATTCAGAAGATAATGATGATAATGTAGAGCCCAGTAGTGGTCTATTACCATTGGCGTCATCCCAAGGTTCGTCTTTCGAAAATATGGACGAAAATCTAGTTCGGTTTCCACTTTCTGATATTTCACTTAGTGGTACCACCGGATTGAATCTGAAATGTTTAAGGCGCAAAAGCATCACGGAGCAGCGTCGTGGTGCATCTAATACTAATGATCCTATCATATTTGAGAAGACAGACAGCGCTACTGTGGATTCAGAGACGGTTGTAATACCATCAAATGCACGGTTAGAGGTTGCCATCGCAACTGGTAACTTCAAACAGCGTCCGTGCTTTAGGAGTGACCGCAAAACTGACCCGTTACTACATATGCCAaatgtgccatatggcGAGTACAGTAACCGCATGAGCAAACAGCTTAGGGTTGGTTTTTTAGGTATACCGGCAAAAATGTTCGCGCACTCTCTTTTCTATTCAGGCAGGTTTTCAAAGAACAACCGCGTAAGAAGGGTGGCTGTGGCCATCGCTACCAGTACTAAGATAGTCTTACCACAACCAAACCTCATCCATGCTAGGCTATttgaacatgatgcaatgTCGATTTTTGCGAGGTTCAGAAACCAAAATTGGCAAAGGACAGTCAATCACACAACGGGGGCGCACGGTGAACAATTGCTCAAGAAATATGCTAACGAGATAATAAACTCAAGTGACAAGAGGGGTAACACCCATATGGAGATCAAACCCGTCGACATACTAGCAGCATTTGTTAACATGAAGCTGCAAAAGAATGAAACTATGAAGCAGAGCGTGTTCCTGCCTAACAAAATTTTGGCAAATACCATTGAGCAGGTAGTTGCGTCTGCGCCAATTCCGCAGAACACACAAACACCAGTAGCGCAGCAACGTAACCCGCAGCCTGTGCGTCACACTCCAATGCAGGGACATGGAATATCACCGAGGGCCACTGTTCAGCCTAATATGATGCCACAAACTGTGCCCGTGCAACAAATGCAAAATACAATGTTACAAATGCATCCTCCACAGATGCAGCAGCAGCAACAACCGCCAATGGCACCGCAACCAAGCCCAAAAGGTCACATGGTTCACCCTTCAATGATCCCCGGTGGTATGCAACAAGGACACATGACCCCGGGTCCAATGGGCGCAATCAAGAAGGCACCTGCACAGTTGCC
This window harbors:
- a CDS encoding CCR4-Not complex component Not1 family protein — its product is MTHVAHKSQLLHTGQPRHYVKSQTVIQAKERLRAISPSSRQAAIRRILEEAPDRITCKEFIRSLDEIYTELSQDAGINGDTAVPAAEIAEPLLSAIAPTGRDINSVAALIYVVAYTCHEGFRTYTERRLFPYVLDVDLDVRQFARLGCARLLVMVLLSTTNIFVGAQGPQCERRVNVAAAVAAELLARDEEAPLPPRKEKNDVFNYVVNMKMEAKNMKRLLNKSQWDALCTDLRIYAAFPPQKLMSKFVNNLKRICDYVAFNSETESLGDYATLITSTFLNSRFQVELLLNFIESNSSHHHIQPKHTRRKELFERLIPIRCHEYINTVLWAFDTDVLCMLFSLVQQKHQVIQFKTMMEQLVKDGSQPENCYLLAKAMIYALTDLWIRDHDPFGNRDDIVKLRLANTNPLFWYTYELCLQQFISSEDLINEIRSISGGSIQGKRSNELFEFLGEMAKSLPGEYIILGIMETMRYVQYNIHVVSFMINLFQGILMDVFKDTKMNFSKGLLEIVCYCRQTFDWGFMTMLIHSVDALMVPEDGIANRNDVAKEKLAGGFMDYLRWKMQQIRQSISQGNVTPNVFIPNCNVIAEIFCILNHTIGPCDELLDIFQAFVSEYKGLGHYKVLLIPLYDALKARAKGDTQRSPKVPIGFDRDLYSYMVHNEDIQSTTSHIVDIIFSCKLHQSVFDAVASLNADKNSLRTQTILDVLMRKYINRLVMVLNLSVPNDFCLHVNKNTSEETIGLGTRLAMVAQFTGKLLSLHLMTAHCDSVYIIFRILIEAIRSTQVFLIEFAVEAFSAMGNLLAFPVFAKVFINEDVIARLYPQFASHVKAALERIDVYIVEVCNNDSGAVVFEKPQCLKAFDSKARGSKGLMILKQSTTLPYEFDPDHEGAMMHPNNASTVFSIVNLAANIQYKQLPQDTVWYQDQLTMDLSNLTLDDLLGTLKVEFEAPPNALEIMSIMEMTLSNKTFTNHVEQLVTKGYVDWLLFVIYRYVLIRGYTYFRDCIVFMATLGGARMMDAMVKFAAYCLNVFLKYLRVCRSNPIYRKLLTVSSGWMGAITLGRNKPLLTKHLDLKHLILYSYQNGYLTVIIPAVCKLLMNVKSSKIFRLPNPWTSSLLNLLADIATSSGLKSTLQFDLSLLFRNLELIPGPRLVNALVKEVPVSDVDRSPKLGSSIWSTCAPPNAPGAQMMPPEFQIQPVTQEVRELLKRKIVLNPKVSCLNAKWPWIEMILNAIESCYMESSELIKKTMFTCITTTRNIMITDFSGCKRDVVDNNPEMLKISATAMASGLATSLIMATSRDQLCSLMALRLHMQILSVLSMEPVPGHSALTNNLEQVSGFLAKDNLGLVCALVEQATLELITGYVSASINDWIASIGKEPYANVPTELSIALQSNMGLDTYNRFGALVPFAMTRLQADKHQGSPPHGFGMPGGYGIPQGGMMNDSVSMMHHTKPRQNAPAFRLPDFMVIPPIDNLPTSLIACKIEEFEHRVKEAAKQILTHPPTVPLLNSKYLYSADSSTLLLLSCLPRNHALFTLLWSMDYMLQHAASQPECIEAIVGKVLKTSKETSKGLDVVSIVQEVEYCLLEMLSVGTPLVVDIITNVMPSLGPARLCQFVRHGLIKLPALDRYISGAMDLETCCRTMHKLVLDTQWVTAADLPISMSKLASMDPNATVQIQIGNSPVSIEFGELHRRLSTRIPMMPFSGDSDGRNNMGHVPPSTEHTLGYVPPGGGYPVQGAVGRPGNRNIPDVRLRTMRQLVVDKSLVRNKMVIKLCELPGKERYIKMFQEFLVNADKDSSQLYQNFNEHPPDAFLTCTLLCALQMTFEPMGTEMKSDRLPQTSHNSPVWHYCDGWSVMAARLSRSETFMLHKALHVMLGVMQHGLVLICFERILSNLINELESNPLFLVSLANFLTLCGPSEIPEFGEYWISLVTRKQFLHQVIQSPNEWPLYHHLLVEALTSSHSKNPSISFVLVTLMQKVPEFLCGYYLSLCDVVPPRAMQLRNLLTCAVPRSFKLPNPIIVTEHVEIPSLNFTNHIITVLKASGLKVATDMFIHEPNEGLVPVILKELRLTDPSTFDVVLANHYVLYLVNTLPIIRKKMPGGHQYAQNSLLLLEKVITSCISQARHMLLSCMTNHLRYPNTSTFSFVSFMIRLFVNCEPPMQEQITLALLERLLISRPHPWGVLHLLFQLVENPKYDFWNRIEAAPEVEKHIRRIIQGCLTPKAPPQPGAPNEHVR
- a CDS encoding Peptidase C54 family protein, with the protein product MGVDMDQTAVVLGHTFAMCDQNPGPKLRERLKDFILLTYRRGLSIHLPRFYAGNIPKRFYGIWPLWQQTDIKTDRGWGCALRATQMALAEALRDVLSPLDNVQEQRSRILQLFYDTTEAPFSLENLVMADVEHGACIKPLQFGCASSAFLISHLINTQKTLNIASIAFTDGIVDIKKIERATSEQRNVVAWITVQKELSESQNECLKYLFTLPWFKGMVGAKKDKQRAYYFVGHHGNQALYLDPHEYCPDRLDNTSDPIYNYVKKLNRLPWDTLNQSKTMCLLIQNNAELRNFLRALSRFPLRALPFEMANAIY